The following proteins come from a genomic window of Halomarina ordinaria:
- a CDS encoding manganese catalase family protein, whose translation MFFHENELQYEVEVTEPDPYFAKMLQQAIGGAEGEMRVALQYMFQAFAVPSEKQEYRRLLMETAVEELGHIEMLATAVTKNLEGASREVREEAAEDPVIAAMMEGGQPRQALSAGLHAMPVDSNGVPFSGGYVVASGNLAADMYANVMAESTGRLLAARLYEMTDDPGMKDMLSYLIARDTMHQNQWHAAIEDLGDVVPVPNSFPQEKENQDVNYQFMSTFRERHEDPEEAWTQGASPDGKGEFSFGYQPGGGAPDVDEMLDEMYNDVE comes from the coding sequence ATGTTCTTCCACGAAAACGAACTCCAGTACGAGGTCGAAGTCACCGAACCGGACCCCTACTTCGCGAAGATGCTCCAGCAGGCCATCGGCGGGGCGGAGGGCGAGATGCGCGTCGCGCTACAGTACATGTTCCAGGCGTTCGCGGTGCCGAGCGAGAAGCAGGAGTACCGCCGCCTGCTGATGGAGACGGCCGTCGAGGAACTCGGGCACATCGAGATGCTCGCGACGGCCGTCACGAAGAACCTGGAGGGGGCCTCCAGGGAGGTGCGCGAGGAGGCGGCCGAGGACCCCGTCATCGCGGCGATGATGGAGGGCGGCCAGCCCCGGCAGGCGCTCTCGGCGGGCCTGCACGCGATGCCGGTCGACAGCAACGGCGTGCCGTTCAGCGGCGGCTACGTCGTCGCCAGCGGCAACCTCGCCGCGGACATGTACGCGAACGTGATGGCCGAGTCGACGGGCCGCCTGCTCGCGGCGCGCCTCTACGAGATGACCGACGACCCCGGCATGAAGGACATGCTGTCCTACCTCATCGCGCGCGACACGATGCACCAGAACCAGTGGCACGCGGCCATCGAGGACCTCGGCGACGTCGTGCCGGTGCCCAACAGCTTCCCCCAGGAGAAGGAGAACCAGGACGTCAACTACCAGTTCATGTCCACGTTCCGCGAGCGCCACGAGGACCCCGAGGAGGCGTGGACGCAGGGCGCCTCGCCCGACGGGAAGGGCGAGTTCTCCTTCGGCTACCAGCCGGGAGGCGGCGCCCCCGACGTCGACGAGATGCTCGACGAGATGTACAACGACGTCGAGTGA
- a CDS encoding dehydratase: MVDLSPGDTYTYSRTFTREDVERFVELSNDAGTHHLEPDEEGRLVVHGLLTATLPTKLGGDLDYLARDMVFEFRRPVYTGEEIRCELTVLDVVPREGRVDLTSEAICTNEAGTVVMTGEFEGVVFE, encoded by the coding sequence ATGGTCGACCTCTCCCCGGGCGACACGTACACCTACTCGCGGACGTTCACCCGCGAGGACGTCGAGCGGTTCGTCGAACTCTCGAACGACGCGGGCACGCACCACCTCGAACCGGACGAGGAGGGTCGCCTCGTCGTCCACGGTCTCCTGACGGCGACGCTCCCGACGAAGCTCGGGGGCGACCTCGACTACCTCGCACGCGACATGGTCTTCGAGTTCCGGCGGCCCGTCTACACGGGCGAGGAGATACGCTGTGAACTCACCGTCCTCGACGTCGTCCCGCGCGAGGGGCGCGTCGACCTCACCTCCGAGGCCATCTGCACCAACGAGGCGGGGACGGTGGTGATGACCGGCGAGTTCGAGGGCGTCGTCTTCGAGTGA